From Acidimicrobiia bacterium, a single genomic window includes:
- a CDS encoding Stp1/IreP family PP2C-type Ser/Thr phosphatase produces MNRRLESWQKITLRSGGATHQGKVRANNQDAYAVTDGVFVLTDGMGGHSGGEVASEVAATTVVKLFSEPSRGRKAAERRSRSGLENAVTVANHEVIKRAATNPDLRGMGTTLCAIVAATSQDGAPILAVANVGDSRVYRLTAGALSQVSEDHSLVADLVRAGELSATEAARHPQRNVLTRALGIEVNLAVDTWELAPVAGDRFLLCSDGLFNELDHRTITDALLNFEEPQDAADALTGAAVAAGGHDNVTVLVVDVTEAPETAKVATSEAHTKIQSVVPALPKKRRKIVTWRVSVFFATLLVLAGVVFGSIWYYAQSGWFVGQHEGRVSVFQGRPDGLLWFEPRLAVSGGVSVAELSEHDQDLVAAAIEADSLTAAREVMERLNERSGG; encoded by the coding sequence ATGAACCGGCGACTTGAGTCTTGGCAAAAAATAACCTTGCGCAGTGGAGGCGCCACCCACCAAGGCAAAGTACGAGCCAACAACCAAGACGCTTACGCCGTCACCGACGGGGTTTTTGTTTTGACCGACGGAATGGGAGGGCATTCCGGCGGCGAAGTCGCTTCAGAAGTAGCGGCCACCACGGTGGTTAAACTTTTTAGCGAACCGAGCCGAGGAAGAAAAGCCGCGGAGCGTCGCAGTCGAAGCGGGCTAGAAAACGCAGTAACGGTCGCCAACCACGAGGTTATTAAACGAGCGGCCACCAACCCAGACCTCCGTGGCATGGGCACCACCCTGTGTGCCATCGTTGCCGCCACCAGTCAAGACGGCGCCCCAATTTTGGCTGTGGCCAACGTAGGAGATAGTCGGGTGTATCGCCTAACGGCGGGAGCGCTTAGCCAAGTAAGCGAAGATCACAGCCTGGTGGCCGACTTGGTGCGGGCCGGGGAACTTTCCGCCACCGAAGCGGCTCGGCACCCGCAACGAAATGTTTTAACCCGAGCCTTGGGCATAGAGGTCAACTTGGCCGTAGACACTTGGGAACTCGCCCCGGTAGCCGGCGACCGATTTTTGTTATGTAGCGACGGGTTGTTTAACGAACTTGACCACCGAACGATTACCGATGCGTTGCTTAATTTTGAAGAACCTCAAGATGCCGCTGATGCCTTAACCGGGGCAGCGGTTGCCGCCGGGGGCCACGACAACGTCACCGTACTAGTGGTGGATGTAACTGAAGCCCCCGAAACGGCCAAGGTCGCCACCAGCGAAGCACACACCAAAATACAAAGTGTGGTGCCTGCTTTGCCGAAAAAGCGGCGAAAAATAGTTACCTGGCGGGTGAGTGTATTTTTTGCCACTCTGCTGGTGCTGGCCGGCGTCGTTTTTGGGTCCATCTGGTATTACGCCCAAAGTGGATGGTTTGTGGGCCAACACGAAGGACGCGTCTCGGTTTTTCAAGGACGGCCCGATGGCTTGTTGTGGTTCGAACCACGCCTTGCAGTTTCTGGCGGGGTATCCGTGGCTGAACTCAGCGAACACGACCAAGATCTCGTAGCAGCCGCCATAGAAGCAGACTCCTTAACGGCGGCCCGTGAAGTTATGGAACGCCTCAACGAGCGTTCTGGCGGATGA
- the larB gene encoding nickel pincer cofactor biosynthesis protein LarB has translation MDVADLQQLLAEVASGAIAPDEAVTRLRALPFADIGVARIDHHRSLRQGLPEAVFGPGKTPEDTAAVITELLTNGHGPVVLTRADKAQRTAALAVDNTGTVINQTVVWRPAASRPEKVVVATAGTADLLVADECAAVLWAHGVDALRLTDIGVAGLHRLLGELEPLQTADAVVVVAGMEGALASVVGGLTSAPVVAVPTSVGYGASLEGVTALLGMLASCASGITVTGIDNGFGAGCAVMRQLGSATS, from the coding sequence GTGGACGTCGCAGACCTGCAACAATTACTCGCCGAAGTGGCTTCCGGGGCAATAGCCCCCGACGAAGCCGTGACGCGTTTACGTGCATTGCCCTTCGCAGATATAGGCGTTGCACGCATTGACCACCACCGATCTTTACGCCAAGGGCTACCCGAAGCCGTGTTTGGGCCAGGCAAAACCCCCGAAGACACCGCCGCAGTAATTACTGAACTTTTAACCAACGGCCACGGCCCCGTGGTTTTAACCCGAGCCGACAAAGCCCAACGCACGGCCGCCCTCGCCGTAGATAACACCGGCACCGTGATCAACCAAACCGTGGTGTGGCGGCCCGCTGCTTCACGACCCGAAAAAGTAGTGGTCGCTACCGCCGGCACGGCCGACCTTTTGGTAGCCGACGAATGTGCGGCCGTGTTGTGGGCCCACGGGGTTGACGCCCTTCGCCTCACCGACATCGGGGTAGCTGGCTTACACCGTTTGCTCGGCGAACTCGAACCCCTCCAAACCGCGGACGCCGTGGTAGTGGTCGCCGGCATGGAAGGCGCCTTAGCCAGCGTGGTGGGTGGTCTTACCAGCGCCCCGGTAGTGGCTGTGCCCACCAGCGTCGGTTACGGCGCTTCACTCGAAGGGGTCACCGCTTTGTTGGGCATGTTGGCTTCGTGTGCTTCGGGTATAACGGTCACCGGAATAGACAACGGTTTCGGTGCGGGGTGTGCGGTCATGCGCCAGTTAGGGTCGGCTACCTCATGA
- a CDS encoding MBL fold metallo-hydrolase encodes MTDTTLYFRQLLSGKDFAQDDPLAQQMVNFVYLIGDRSTGEAVIVDPAYDITGILDILAEDDMRCTGVLATHYHPDHVGGSMMGYDIIGAKELLEQVSVPIHAQAKEAEFIRKVTGVGPTDVVEHTSGDLVTVGGIDIELIHTPGHTPGSQCFLVDNRLVAGDTLFLEGCGRTDLPGGDPAQLYQSLTQRLGKVPDSAVLFPGHRYSPAPSASLGDTRQNNFVFAPTSEEQWLAMFGQ; translated from the coding sequence ATGACCGACACCACTCTTTATTTTCGCCAACTGCTTTCTGGTAAAGACTTTGCTCAAGACGACCCGTTGGCGCAACAAATGGTCAACTTTGTTTACCTCATCGGTGATCGATCAACCGGCGAAGCAGTCATCGTGGACCCGGCCTACGACATCACTGGAATCCTAGACATTCTGGCCGAAGACGACATGCGCTGTACCGGTGTGCTGGCCACCCACTACCACCCCGACCACGTGGGCGGTTCCATGATGGGCTACGACATTATTGGAGCCAAAGAACTCTTAGAGCAGGTATCGGTGCCCATTCACGCCCAAGCCAAAGAAGCCGAGTTCATTCGCAAAGTCACCGGGGTAGGCCCCACCGACGTGGTGGAACACACCAGTGGTGATCTGGTAACGGTGGGCGGTATTGATATTGAACTGATCCACACTCCCGGTCACACTCCGGGCAGCCAATGCTTTTTGGTTGACAACCGTTTGGTGGCCGGCGACACGCTGTTTTTAGAAGGATGCGGCCGCACCGACCTGCCCGGCGGCGACCCGGCACAACTTTACCAAAGCCTCACCCAACGCTTAGGCAAAGTACCCGACAGCGCCGTGTTGTTTCCCGGCCACCGGTATTCGCCGGCCCCTTCGGCTTCCCTGGGCGACACGCGACAAAATAACTTCGTTTTCGCCCCCACCAGCGAAGAACAATGGCTCGCTATGTTCGGTCAATAA
- a CDS encoding oxidoreductase: MFNAILVNKNDDGFSAELTELSIDDLPEGDVLVDVEYSTVNFKDGLAIQDASPIVRNWPMVPGIDLAGTVAETTNPLVSVGERVLVNGWGLGEDHWGGYAQRARINADMTVPVPEGFTTAQAMAIGTAGYTAMLCVLALEEHAVTPESGPVLVTGASGGVGSTAISLLAGLGYEVHASTGRPEEADYLKALGATQIVDRAELSESGGRPMVRTRWAGAVDAVGSHTLANVLAAIQPEGCVAAFILRGVTLRGVHSVTVPRPRRLEAWARLATDLDLDHLASMTETIGLDQVFTATEKILAGQVRGRLVVDVNA; the protein is encoded by the coding sequence ATGTTTAACGCCATCTTGGTCAACAAAAATGATGACGGGTTTTCGGCTGAATTAACCGAACTCTCCATCGATGATTTGCCCGAAGGTGACGTGCTGGTTGACGTGGAATACTCCACCGTCAACTTCAAAGACGGCCTCGCCATTCAAGACGCTTCGCCCATCGTGCGCAACTGGCCCATGGTGCCCGGCATTGACCTGGCCGGCACGGTGGCCGAAACCACCAACCCGTTGGTTTCGGTAGGCGAACGAGTGCTGGTAAACGGCTGGGGACTCGGCGAAGACCACTGGGGTGGGTACGCCCAACGGGCTCGCATAAATGCCGACATGACCGTGCCGGTGCCCGAAGGTTTCACCACGGCCCAAGCTATGGCCATCGGCACCGCCGGTTACACCGCCATGTTGTGCGTGCTGGCTTTAGAAGAACACGCGGTCACCCCAGAATCTGGCCCGGTACTGGTTACCGGAGCTTCGGGCGGGGTAGGTTCCACAGCCATTTCTTTGCTAGCTGGGTTGGGCTACGAAGTGCATGCTTCTACCGGGCGCCCCGAAGAAGCCGACTATCTCAAAGCCCTCGGCGCTACCCAAATAGTAGACCGAGCCGAACTCTCAGAATCTGGTGGTCGCCCTATGGTGCGCACTCGTTGGGCGGGCGCCGTAGATGCCGTAGGTAGCCACACGTTGGCCAACGTGCTGGCCGCCATACAACCAGAAGGATGCGTAGCGGCCTTTATTTTGCGGGGCGTGACCCTGCGCGGCGTGCATTCGGTAACCGTGCCTCGGCCGCGCCGCCTCGAAGCGTGGGCTCGTTTAGCCACCGACCTCGACCTCGACCATTTGGCTTCTATGACCGAAACCATTGGCCTCGATCAAGTATTTACCGCCACCGAAAAAATCTTGGCCGGCCAAGTACGGGGCCGCCTCGTTGTTGACGTAAACGCCTAA
- a CDS encoding DNA-binding protein, which yields MKNVQLHTIDETAQLLSVSRSSVYRLIKANELLVVHIGCSARIPNKCLVDYVERLTRQERLVAQ from the coding sequence ATGAAGAACGTTCAACTTCATACCATTGACGAAACGGCTCAACTTCTGTCTGTTTCTCGATCGTCGGTTTACCGATTGATAAAGGCCAACGAGTTGCTCGTTGTCCACATCGGCTGTTCCGCTCGGATACCAAATAAATGCCTCGTGGATTATGTGGAACGGTTGACTCGTCAAGAACGTTTGGTTGCTCAATGA
- a CDS encoding DUF2662 domain-containing protein, with protein sequence MTRHRVERRLEAMVEGTFARLFKSGLRPVEVGRRLVRVLEAHRSVGVDGKVVVPNHFTVHLSPPDAQRFEEIDRTLKRELTEAVRQHAQDEGYRFAGPVEVDLITDDQRRTGTIDVVAIMREDTAGAAGSLVNTAGQRRDLTEQITTLGRNPESTIILMEKAASRDHAEIHRRSDGVHLIDKGSTNGTWIGDHRIVERQLNDGDEIRIGTTVLRFDAS encoded by the coding sequence ATGACAAGGCACCGGGTGGAGCGTCGGCTCGAAGCAATGGTCGAAGGGACCTTTGCGCGGCTTTTTAAAAGCGGGTTACGGCCCGTAGAAGTAGGCCGCCGCTTAGTGCGGGTGCTCGAAGCCCATCGGTCGGTTGGCGTAGACGGCAAGGTGGTGGTTCCCAACCATTTCACCGTGCACCTCAGCCCTCCCGATGCCCAACGGTTTGAAGAAATTGACCGCACCCTCAAACGAGAACTCACCGAAGCAGTGCGCCAACACGCCCAAGACGAGGGGTACCGCTTCGCCGGCCCAGTAGAGGTAGACCTCATCACCGACGACCAGCGGCGTACCGGCACCATTGACGTAGTAGCCATAATGCGTGAAGACACCGCCGGAGCCGCCGGATCATTAGTCAATACTGCTGGTCAACGCCGAGACCTCACCGAACAAATAACCACCCTGGGCCGCAACCCAGAATCAACCATTATTTTGATGGAAAAAGCAGCCAGCCGCGACCACGCAGAAATTCATCGCCGCAGCGACGGGGTGCACTTAATAGATAAAGGTTCCACCAACGGAACATGGATAGGCGATCATCGCATTGTTGAACGGCAACTCAACGACGGCGACGAAATACGAATCGGCACCACCGTGCTGCGTTTTGACGCTTCGTGA
- a CDS encoding FHA domain-containing protein, with amino-acid sequence MSDELLTILRLCLLGLCYLFFFRVLRAVWVETRAPKTTTVSLNSSQRLVITAPKQNAGRSYDLADEITLGRAAGCTITVDDDFVSQMHARVFQRADQIVVEDLGSTNGTYVNRQRVSAPMVMRLGDQLQVGDTVLELT; translated from the coding sequence GTGAGCGACGAACTTTTAACCATTTTGCGGCTTTGCCTGCTGGGCCTTTGTTACCTGTTCTTTTTTCGCGTGCTACGAGCCGTATGGGTAGAAACCAGAGCCCCTAAAACCACAACGGTTTCCCTAAACAGCAGCCAACGCTTGGTCATAACCGCACCTAAACAAAACGCCGGTCGCAGTTACGACTTGGCTGACGAAATAACTTTGGGTCGAGCCGCCGGATGCACCATCACCGTTGATGACGATTTTGTTTCTCAAATGCATGCTCGGGTATTTCAACGAGCCGACCAAATAGTGGTCGAAGATTTGGGTTCCACCAACGGCACCTACGTGAATCGACAACGAGTATCGGCCCCCATGGTGATGCGGTTGGGTGATCAACTCCAAGTTGGTGACACGGTGCTGGAGTTGACATGA
- the pheA gene encoding prephenate dehydratase, whose translation MRATPISAKGNARKRVTASSGAIAPEATSASNCCRSATSTSLSLPIVNNNAPSDTPVLSFLGPQGTFTDQALRTQEDLKEMSLTPTVSISEALQRVNDGRADLGFVAIENSIEGSVNITQDTLTFDTDLLIQREVVISVQMNLLVRPGTKIADITEVVSFPHATAQCRGWLAENLPQAKHQAANSTADAARQLAESGEPHTAAIGTARAAEVYGLDILASAIEDHHENQTRFVLVAKEGIPAPTGHDKTSLVVFQRADRPGSLLGILQEFAARAINLTRLESRPTKQGLGDYCFLMDVEGHVADELVADCLRNLHMKHGEVKFLGSYPSGSGNGNGDADLRSAASTESAAADVWLAEVRGQIQG comes from the coding sequence ATGCGTGCAACGCCTATATCTGCGAAGGGCAATGCACGTAAACGCGTCACGGCTTCGTCGGGGGCTATTGCCCCGGAAGCCACTTCGGCGAGTAATTGTTGCAGGTCTGCGACGTCCACCTCACTATCCTTACCTATTGTGAACAACAACGCACCCTCCGACACCCCAGTTCTTTCTTTCTTAGGACCGCAAGGCACCTTTACTGATCAGGCTTTGCGCACCCAAGAAGACCTAAAAGAAATGAGCCTCACCCCTACGGTTTCTATTTCTGAAGCTTTACAACGGGTTAACGATGGCCGAGCCGACTTGGGTTTTGTGGCTATCGAGAATTCCATTGAGGGCAGCGTCAACATCACTCAAGACACCTTGACTTTTGACACCGATTTGTTGATCCAACGTGAGGTGGTTATTTCAGTACAAATGAACCTGCTGGTGCGCCCTGGCACCAAGATTGCTGACATCACCGAGGTGGTGTCGTTTCCTCATGCCACTGCGCAGTGCCGCGGGTGGTTGGCGGAGAACTTGCCGCAAGCCAAACATCAGGCCGCCAACTCCACCGCTGATGCAGCCCGCCAGTTGGCGGAAAGCGGAGAGCCGCATACCGCAGCTATTGGTACTGCTCGGGCCGCCGAGGTTTACGGGTTAGACATCTTGGCCAGCGCTATCGAAGACCACCACGAGAACCAAACCCGTTTCGTGTTGGTGGCCAAAGAGGGCATTCCAGCCCCTACTGGCCATGACAAAACTTCGCTGGTGGTGTTTCAACGTGCGGATCGTCCAGGGAGTTTGTTAGGTATTTTGCAGGAGTTTGCCGCCCGGGCTATCAACTTGACCCGGTTGGAGTCTCGCCCCACCAAACAGGGTTTAGGCGATTACTGCTTTTTGATGGATGTTGAAGGTCACGTGGCCGACGAGTTGGTAGCGGACTGTCTGCGTAACTTGCATATGAAACATGGCGAGGTCAAGTTTTTGGGTTCTTACCCGTCGGGTAGTGGTAACGGAAACGGTGACGCCGATTTGCGTAGTGCGGCCTCAACGGAGTCTGCCGCTGCTGACGTTTGGCTAGCTGAGGTGCGGGGTCAAATCCAAGGCTGA
- the larC gene encoding nickel pincer cofactor biosynthesis protein LarC codes for MTRCAWFHCFSGIAGDMALGSLIDAGADSGAVLAMLNQLDLADWELTFEPVLRGGLAGIKARVVAHETHVHRTATDIAAMIEKAQLPSRVTQRALATFWALAEVEGRMHNQPPEQVHFHEVGAIDSIIDIVGTCAALEVLDIDEIWASAITTGTGTTQAAHGEIPVPAPATVGLLAGVPTRGTEVPFELTTPTGAALLVANATGWGPMPAMQIEASGFGAGDRDLEGRPNMTQVIVGTTAEVTTPGHPVTLLEVNVDDATGETLAHTITCCLEAGAHDAWITPIVGKKGRPAHVVSALCDPTQSAALAAVLTTETGSLGVRGQTLERWTAARQMDTVEVEGHTIAVKVTAGRAKIEHDDAARAAKQLGLPLREVVARAETAWRS; via the coding sequence ATGACCCGCTGCGCTTGGTTCCACTGTTTTTCTGGCATCGCCGGCGACATGGCCCTCGGATCTCTGATCGACGCCGGGGCCGACAGCGGCGCAGTGCTGGCCATGTTGAACCAACTGGATTTAGCCGATTGGGAACTTACCTTCGAACCCGTGTTACGCGGTGGATTAGCCGGCATCAAAGCCCGAGTAGTGGCCCACGAAACCCACGTGCACCGCACCGCTACCGACATTGCCGCCATGATTGAAAAAGCCCAACTGCCTTCTCGGGTGACCCAACGAGCGCTCGCTACCTTTTGGGCGTTAGCTGAGGTAGAAGGCCGCATGCACAACCAACCCCCCGAACAAGTGCATTTTCACGAGGTAGGAGCCATTGACAGCATTATTGACATTGTCGGCACTTGCGCCGCCTTAGAAGTACTCGACATAGATGAAATCTGGGCCTCGGCCATAACCACCGGCACCGGCACCACCCAGGCTGCCCACGGAGAAATCCCCGTCCCTGCCCCGGCCACCGTCGGGTTACTGGCCGGGGTACCCACCCGCGGCACCGAAGTGCCTTTTGAACTCACCACCCCCACGGGGGCCGCCTTACTAGTAGCCAACGCCACCGGTTGGGGCCCTATGCCGGCCATGCAAATAGAAGCCAGCGGATTCGGTGCTGGCGACCGTGACCTTGAAGGCCGCCCCAACATGACGCAAGTAATTGTGGGCACAACCGCCGAAGTCACCACCCCCGGCCATCCGGTTACTTTGCTAGAAGTCAACGTGGATGACGCCACCGGCGAAACCCTGGCCCACACCATTACTTGCTGCCTTGAAGCAGGCGCACATGACGCTTGGATCACCCCCATTGTGGGCAAAAAAGGCCGCCCGGCCCATGTGGTAAGTGCGCTTTGCGACCCCACCCAAAGCGCAGCCTTAGCCGCAGTGTTAACCACTGAAACTGGGTCGCTGGGGGTACGTGGCCAAACCCTAGAACGCTGGACCGCAGCCCGCCAAATGGACACCGTGGAAGTCGAAGGCCACACTATTGCCGTGAAAGTCACTGCCGGACGCGCCAAAATTGAGCACGACGATGCGGCCCGAGCCGCCAAACAACTCGGATTACCGCTGCGCGAAGTCGTAGCCCGAGCCGAAACAGCGTGGCGTTCATGA